A region of Acidisarcina sp. DNA encodes the following proteins:
- a CDS encoding AraC family transcriptional regulator has product MDRLAPFFERFSLTARMFYSGLLCGSSADQSEHAAYLHVLKKGRLKVTRQDARQIVIDTPSILFFPRPRFHRLHGPEQEGVELVCATIEFGAGMLNPVLASFPEPLVLPLDALPELGPTLQLLFSEAFSKLPGRQTALDRLFEYLFVLLIRSAMNAHLVDSGVLMGLTDLRLSKAIECMHRHPETSWSLEELAQRAGMSRARFAAYFREVIGMTPFDYLTNWRLGVAQTMLRKGNSLKLIASAVGYTNATALTRVFTQRIGISPSEWLARNREHKEEPSPA; this is encoded by the coding sequence ATGGATCGGCTCGCACCCTTCTTCGAACGGTTCTCCCTCACGGCTCGGATGTTTTATTCGGGACTCTTGTGCGGAAGCTCCGCGGATCAAAGCGAACATGCCGCATATCTTCATGTGCTCAAAAAAGGAAGACTGAAGGTCACACGGCAAGACGCTCGTCAGATCGTCATTGATACACCGAGCATCCTGTTTTTTCCCCGTCCTCGCTTTCATCGTCTTCACGGGCCAGAGCAAGAAGGAGTCGAGCTCGTATGCGCGACGATCGAATTCGGCGCAGGGATGCTGAATCCTGTCCTCGCGTCGTTTCCAGAACCGCTTGTGCTTCCGCTCGACGCTCTTCCTGAACTTGGACCGACGCTGCAGCTTTTGTTTTCGGAGGCTTTCTCTAAATTGCCGGGCCGCCAAACTGCCTTAGATCGATTATTCGAATATCTCTTCGTGCTACTCATCCGATCGGCAATGAATGCACATCTAGTCGACAGCGGAGTTTTGATGGGACTCACCGATCTGCGTTTGAGCAAGGCGATAGAATGCATGCATAGGCATCCTGAAACTTCCTGGTCGCTGGAAGAACTTGCTCAACGCGCCGGTATGTCCCGGGCGCGTTTTGCCGCTTATTTTCGGGAAGTCATCGGCATGACACCGTTTGATTACCTGACAAATTGGCGGCTGGGGGTTGCCCAGACAATGCTGCGTAAGGGCAACTCGCTAAAGCTGATCGCATCCGCCGTGGGATATACCAATGCGACCGCTCTGACGCGAGTCTTTACGCAACGCATAGGAATTTCTCCTTCTGAATGGCTCGCTCGGAACCGGGAACACAAAGAAGAACCTTCTCCGG
- a CDS encoding SDR family NAD(P)-dependent oxidoreductase produces MSKPLENRIALVTGSSRGIGAAIAIRLAAEGASVIVNYAASRDRAEKVVKEIRDAGGKAEAVAQI; encoded by the coding sequence ATGTCAAAACCATTAGAAAACAGAATTGCACTCGTCACAGGGTCATCGCGCGGAATCGGAGCTGCCATCGCTATCCGTTTGGCCGCCGAGGGCGCGTCCGTAATCGTCAATTACGCGGCCAGTCGCGATCGTGCGGAGAAGGTCGTCAAGGAAATCCGCGATGCCGGCGGTAAAGCAGAAGCCGTGGCGCAGATCTGA
- a CDS encoding SDR family oxidoreductase, with the protein MDRAFGGSFGGRLDILVNNAGSVIFGPFVEGAEDFYDKRFNLNVRSLIALSKDAARRMIPQKWGRIINIGSCVGEAAPFAGATMYVATKFAVHGFTRGLSRELGASGITVNGVQPGPIDTELSPADGPNSEVAKKRTSVGRYGHVEEIASAVAFLAHPESAFINGENLTVDGGWNA; encoded by the coding sequence ATCGACCGGGCTTTCGGCGGCTCTTTCGGCGGTCGACTCGACATTCTCGTAAATAATGCAGGATCGGTGATCTTCGGGCCGTTCGTGGAGGGTGCCGAAGACTTCTACGACAAGCGTTTCAATCTCAACGTTCGGTCGCTCATCGCGTTGTCGAAGGACGCTGCACGCCGGATGATTCCGCAAAAGTGGGGGCGAATTATCAACATCGGATCTTGCGTCGGGGAGGCCGCACCGTTCGCGGGCGCAACCATGTACGTCGCAACGAAATTTGCAGTTCATGGCTTCACGCGCGGACTCTCGAGAGAGTTGGGAGCTAGCGGAATTACCGTCAACGGCGTACAACCTGGCCCGATTGACACTGAATTGAGCCCCGCCGACGGCCCCAATTCGGAGGTCGCGAAAAAGCGGACCAGCGTTGGGCGCTACGGTCACGTGGAAGAGATTGCTTCTGCTGTCGCATTCCTCGCTCATCCGGAGTCAGCTTTCATCAACGGCGAGAACCTGACCGTGGACGGCGGCTGGAACGCATAA
- a CDS encoding carboxymuconolactone decarboxylase family protein, with protein sequence MFDMKNLTRLKKLDENAPETMKAFWAFDKEAFKDGAIDLLHKQLTAVAVALTTQCPYCIELHVKAARQAGANDAMLTETAMVAAAMRAGAAVTHASHLFKE encoded by the coding sequence ATGTTTGATATGAAAAATCTCACTCGGCTGAAGAAACTCGATGAGAATGCACCTGAAACGATGAAGGCCTTTTGGGCTTTTGATAAAGAGGCGTTCAAAGACGGCGCCATCGATCTTCTGCACAAGCAGTTGACGGCGGTGGCTGTTGCGCTGACTACGCAGTGCCCCTACTGCATTGAGTTGCATGTAAAAGCAGCGCGCCAGGCCGGCGCAAATGACGCGATGCTCACAGAAACAGCCATGGTTGCCGCTGCAATGCGTGCGGGCGCAGCGGTCACGCACGCGTCTCACTTGTTCAAAGAGTAA
- a CDS encoding class I SAM-dependent methyltransferase codes for MIDLAMRNGEATRLRAAWIPQAKGDVLEIGIGSGLNLPFYSAQVKRVFGVEPSVELQHIAKKRVSGHVDVEFLSQSAEQELPLPDASIDTIVMTWTLCSIPNPDEALRQMKRVLKPDGQLLFMEHGLSRDSGIVAWQDRLTPAWRLIAGGCHLNRKVDDLISAAGFRVTALNTFYTVGPRPMTYTYQGLAQLA; via the coding sequence TTGATCGACCTCGCGATGAGAAATGGGGAGGCCACACGTCTTCGTGCGGCCTGGATTCCTCAAGCAAAGGGGGACGTGCTAGAGATTGGCATCGGTTCCGGTTTGAACTTGCCATTCTATTCAGCGCAGGTAAAGCGCGTGTTCGGCGTTGAACCTTCTGTTGAACTGCAGCATATAGCGAAGAAGAGAGTAAGCGGCCACGTGGATGTTGAATTCCTCAGCCAATCAGCCGAACAGGAATTGCCGCTGCCGGACGCGAGTATCGACACGATTGTCATGACATGGACTCTCTGTTCCATTCCGAACCCCGATGAGGCACTCCGCCAGATGAAACGAGTCCTCAAGCCGGACGGCCAGCTTCTCTTTATGGAGCACGGCCTATCTCGCGATTCCGGCATAGTGGCTTGGCAGGACCGGCTCACTCCCGCATGGAGGCTCATTGCGGGTGGATGCCATCTGAACCGCAAGGTTGACGACCTCATTTCAGCAGCGGGGTTCCGCGTAACGGCCTTGAATACTTTCTACACTGTCGGGCCACGTCCCATGACATACACCTATCAAGGGCTCGCTCAGTTGGCATAA
- a CDS encoding cysteine desulfurase family protein — protein MSRIYLDFNASTPLAPEVRAAMARILEEPYGNPSSNHWAGRPARQAVEDARAQVAHLLACKPSEIVFTSGGSEANNHALKGAFFAAARRDVHIITTQVEHPAIINPCRFLERLGASVTYLSVDGYGRVNPDDVRRGLRPETILVSVMHANNEVGTIQPIAEISQLIRDTGILLHTDAAQSVGKIACNVTELGVDLLSVAGHKLYGPKGVGALYIREGVSIEPLIHGAGHESGRRAGTENVLLNAALGVACEVAGNWIGMEPVRILRDYFWERLQSAFGERVVMIGHPTERLPNTLNVGFVGYAGADILSRMPRVAASTGSACHSGSVELSPVLQAMRVPPEIGMGAIRFSLGRGTTQTEIDAVMNDLVGVVQR, from the coding sequence ATGAGCAGAATCTATCTCGACTTCAATGCAAGCACACCGTTGGCGCCTGAAGTGCGTGCAGCGATGGCTCGAATCCTTGAGGAGCCTTACGGGAACCCATCCAGCAACCACTGGGCCGGCAGACCGGCGCGACAGGCAGTGGAAGACGCCCGCGCCCAGGTCGCCCATTTGCTGGCTTGCAAGCCGAGCGAGATTGTTTTTACGAGCGGGGGCAGCGAAGCCAACAATCACGCCCTCAAGGGCGCGTTCTTCGCGGCGGCCCGGCGTGATGTTCACATCATTACGACGCAAGTCGAGCACCCGGCAATCATCAATCCCTGCCGATTCCTGGAGAGGCTCGGGGCCAGCGTGACCTATCTTTCGGTTGATGGATATGGCCGCGTAAACCCGGACGATGTCCGCAGGGGATTACGGCCTGAAACCATTCTGGTTTCAGTGATGCATGCCAACAATGAAGTGGGCACTATTCAACCCATAGCGGAGATTTCGCAACTCATTCGCGACACCGGGATTCTGCTGCATACGGACGCTGCTCAATCGGTAGGCAAGATTGCATGCAATGTCACGGAATTAGGTGTCGATTTGTTATCCGTGGCAGGGCACAAGCTGTATGGTCCCAAGGGAGTTGGTGCGCTTTATATTCGCGAAGGGGTTTCCATCGAGCCACTCATCCACGGCGCAGGCCATGAGAGCGGCCGGAGAGCCGGAACCGAAAATGTGTTGTTGAACGCAGCTCTAGGCGTCGCCTGCGAAGTGGCAGGAAACTGGATAGGTATGGAGCCGGTGAGGATTCTCCGCGACTACTTCTGGGAACGGCTTCAATCGGCATTTGGCGAAAGAGTGGTGATGATTGGCCATCCGACTGAGCGTTTGCCGAACACGCTGAACGTTGGCTTCGTCGGGTATGCCGGCGCTGACATTCTCAGCCGGATGCCGCGGGTTGCCGCCTCGACCGGATCAGCCTGCCATTCTGGTTCAGTCGAATTGTCACCTGTATTGCAGGCGATGAGGGTTCCACCGGAAATCGGAATGGGGGCAATTCGTTTCAGCCTTGGTCGCGGAACGACTCAGACGGAAATTGATGCAGTCATGAATGATCTCGTTGGAGTTGTACAGCGTTAA
- a CDS encoding class I SAM-dependent methyltransferase — MDHEGRQGPRFLKQPVAREADHSDAKTLRPDSYARWRSSLLGSITERIEQEAILATAGELRGLSVLDACCGGGAYSLLAWRHVARVTAIDTSDAMLEAARVSALVEGATISSAHASAESLPFAGESFDAVFMVTLLCLVNDASLALGEAHRVLRSGGRLIVELGAYSLWALKRRLSGWLGNSFWRKAHFWTAHELHGLIAKEGFKVESTRGSIYYPPIGSAARTMRGAEHVLSHLGALGAAFLTVRADKV; from the coding sequence ATGGACCATGAAGGCAGACAAGGTCCTCGTTTTTTGAAACAGCCTGTGGCCCGAGAAGCGGACCATTCTGATGCCAAGACATTAAGACCGGACTCCTACGCACGCTGGCGATCTTCTCTTCTTGGCAGCATAACGGAGCGAATCGAGCAGGAAGCGATTTTAGCTACCGCCGGCGAACTCAGAGGTCTCTCTGTTCTCGATGCCTGTTGTGGAGGCGGAGCATATTCGCTACTGGCTTGGAGACATGTTGCGAGAGTCACTGCGATCGACACGTCGGATGCAATGCTTGAAGCCGCTCGCGTTAGTGCACTCGTTGAAGGAGCTACGATTTCTTCTGCTCACGCGTCCGCGGAGAGTCTGCCCTTCGCGGGCGAATCATTTGATGCTGTCTTTATGGTGACGTTGCTATGCCTGGTCAATGATGCATCGCTTGCGCTCGGAGAAGCTCACCGTGTTTTGCGGTCCGGAGGCAGGCTCATCGTCGAACTCGGAGCATACAGTCTATGGGCACTGAAGAGGCGGCTCAGTGGCTGGCTCGGCAATTCATTTTGGAGGAAAGCTCACTTTTGGACTGCGCACGAACTGCATGGGCTGATCGCCAAGGAAGGTTTCAAAGTTGAATCAACGAGAGGCAGCATCTACTATCCACCCATTGGCTCTGCCGCTCGGACGATGCGCGGCGCTGAACATGTATTGAGCCATCTAGGGGCATTGGGTGCCGCATTCCTGACCGTAAGAGCAGACAAGGTGTAA
- a CDS encoding DsrE family protein, with the protein MNYLVILNDAPYGTERSYNGLRLAGSLAKQEGEAVSIFLIGDAASCAIGGQTTPNGYYNIERMLKALAAKGSQIGICGTCMDARGIRQEMIVEGTKRSTMDELTQWTMKADKVLVF; encoded by the coding sequence ATGAATTATCTCGTCATTTTGAATGATGCACCATACGGAACGGAACGCAGCTATAACGGACTTCGTCTCGCGGGATCACTAGCAAAACAGGAAGGTGAAGCAGTGTCCATATTCCTGATCGGCGATGCCGCAAGTTGCGCAATCGGGGGACAGACCACACCAAACGGGTACTACAACATCGAGCGCATGTTGAAGGCCCTTGCGGCCAAGGGCTCGCAGATTGGCATATGCGGAACCTGCATGGATGCGAGAGGGATTCGCCAGGAGATGATCGTCGAAGGGACGAAACGAAGCACCATGGATGAACTCACACAATGGACCATGAAGGCAGACAAGGTCCTCGTTTTTTGA
- a CDS encoding metalloregulator ArsR/SmtB family transcription factor, with protein MKRSKQLYEQLARLGKAVASPARLELLDLLCQGPRSVEILAKEAGLSIANTSQHLRVLHGARLVESEKAGLFVTYRLADPAVCDFFQSLRSLGEKRLAEVDAILRRFREAPETLEPVEKDTLLDRIRSGEVILLDVRPEEEYRAAHLPFAISAPLRDLDSVLGKLRRRKPIVAYCRGPYCVLAKEAVKILRAKGFRAFRLEDGVPEWRAQGLPVVIGEASR; from the coding sequence ATGAAGAGATCTAAGCAGCTTTACGAGCAGCTTGCACGCCTCGGCAAGGCAGTTGCCAGTCCTGCTCGACTCGAATTACTTGACCTGCTCTGTCAGGGGCCGAGGTCTGTAGAGATCCTGGCCAAAGAAGCAGGGTTAAGCATTGCCAACACATCGCAGCATCTACGCGTTTTGCATGGTGCGCGGCTGGTGGAAAGCGAAAAGGCAGGGCTGTTCGTGACCTATCGGTTAGCGGATCCCGCGGTGTGCGACTTTTTTCAATCGCTCCGATCATTGGGAGAGAAGCGGCTTGCTGAGGTTGACGCGATTCTTCGGCGGTTCAGGGAAGCCCCAGAGACTCTTGAGCCCGTCGAAAAGGACACGCTGCTCGATCGAATCCGGAGCGGAGAGGTCATTCTGCTGGACGTGCGTCCAGAGGAGGAATACCGCGCAGCACACTTGCCCTTTGCGATTTCCGCGCCCCTCAGGGATCTCGACTCTGTTCTGGGCAAGTTGCGCCGCCGCAAACCAATTGTGGCCTATTGCCGGGGGCCGTATTGCGTTCTCGCAAAAGAGGCCGTCAAGATTCTGCGAGCCAAGGGGTTCCGTGCATTCCGTCTTGAAGACGGTGTCCCGGAATGGCGTGCGCAGGGACTTCCGGTTGTTATTGGAGAGGCTTCACGATGA
- a CDS encoding nucleoside phosphorylase — protein MDKLPLLNHPVDQPSVFTPDNLIESVRRSRQIPEGPIPELCLLEFDGDLTDWLIAQGLAKPFPSWPCFHTTMYSLAVEGVTCGIIPRTIGGPYAVLIAEQLATAGAKLIIGLTSAGRVSRELPVPCLVVATSAIRDEGTSLHYVPAGKEIACPAKDVAAVIERELNTTGWPVRAGKVWTTDAPYRETQAQLDHWAAEGVLAVEMQAASLFAFGTARGIAVTSIAMVSNAVDHEGEQFDTGTLQEGFHILEACTRAFKTVHSL, from the coding sequence ATGGACAAACTACCTCTGCTGAACCATCCGGTCGATCAACCGAGCGTGTTTACGCCGGACAACCTGATTGAGAGCGTCCGCCGTTCCCGGCAGATTCCTGAAGGACCAATTCCAGAGCTGTGTTTACTGGAATTTGACGGTGATCTGACCGACTGGCTTATCGCTCAGGGTCTGGCGAAGCCATTCCCTTCCTGGCCCTGTTTTCACACCACAATGTACTCGCTCGCCGTTGAAGGGGTAACGTGCGGAATCATCCCGCGCACAATTGGCGGACCTTACGCGGTACTGATTGCTGAACAACTGGCAACGGCCGGTGCGAAGTTGATCATAGGGTTGACCTCAGCCGGTCGCGTCTCACGCGAATTGCCGGTGCCATGTCTAGTGGTTGCGACCAGCGCAATCCGTGATGAGGGGACATCGCTTCACTACGTGCCGGCAGGTAAGGAGATCGCCTGCCCAGCTAAGGATGTTGCAGCCGTAATCGAGCGAGAATTGAATACAACAGGATGGCCTGTCCGTGCGGGCAAAGTCTGGACGACAGATGCTCCATATAGAGAAACACAGGCTCAGTTGGACCATTGGGCCGCTGAAGGCGTTCTTGCAGTCGAAATGCAGGCCGCTTCACTGTTCGCGTTTGGCACCGCCAGAGGCATTGCGGTCACCTCTATCGCGATGGTGAGTAACGCTGTGGATCACGAAGGTGAGCAGTTCGATACCGGGACGCTGCAAGAGGGTTTCCATATTCTTGAGGCTTGCACACGCGCGTTTAAGACGGTCCATTCCCTGTAG
- a CDS encoding S41 family peptidase produces MTTNVAAVAQVPIELSVEKKHNILENVLSALQKRFYSPEKLNADWQAAVQRHRATIESAPTADAFEQAVGDLLKELNASHLGFFHQSARRASSRAALSATYLADETGYGKRWIFQDVHSGGAAAIAGIEPGNILLTVERQEIIPPEHPVFPMGRQTNVELIDNQENRRTVMVDVAKPKGKKLHFIEPTLVEARVIGKGIGYLKVAMFPGMVGVVVANQISSAIVDLGMIDRLIIDLRGNTGGGIGALRVMGLLTPDKIPVGFALNRRRKSAHIESEKLGFPRFSRIPDSTKKLWPLALRFAGPMLAKKPIVLETEGLGVKPFHGKINLLVNRHTASAAEMVVAFARENKLATIIGERTAGRLLSATSVKVGSGFRLAMPTGAYHTWKGCILEGTPIEPDYLIEFDWQGRRTGNDRQLCYSTESFQNAQSRRVRQELGDAGASSN; encoded by the coding sequence ATGACAACAAATGTCGCTGCCGTCGCGCAGGTGCCAATCGAGCTTTCGGTTGAAAAGAAGCACAACATTCTCGAGAATGTCCTCAGCGCTTTGCAGAAGCGGTTTTACTCGCCCGAGAAGTTGAATGCAGACTGGCAGGCAGCAGTACAAAGGCACCGGGCCACGATAGAGTCCGCTCCTACCGCTGATGCGTTCGAGCAAGCTGTGGGCGACCTACTGAAAGAACTAAATGCCTCTCACCTTGGATTCTTCCATCAGAGCGCTCGGCGGGCATCGAGTCGCGCTGCGCTCAGTGCTACCTACTTGGCCGACGAAACGGGTTACGGAAAGCGGTGGATTTTTCAAGATGTTCACAGTGGAGGGGCGGCGGCCATTGCGGGCATTGAGCCAGGCAATATTCTCCTGACTGTGGAAAGGCAAGAAATCATTCCCCCGGAGCACCCGGTATTCCCAATGGGCAGGCAAACGAATGTCGAGCTAATCGACAATCAGGAAAACCGGCGGACGGTGATGGTGGACGTAGCCAAACCGAAAGGCAAGAAACTCCATTTCATCGAACCAACGCTCGTCGAAGCGCGCGTGATCGGAAAGGGCATCGGCTACCTGAAGGTAGCCATGTTCCCCGGCATGGTGGGGGTCGTCGTCGCCAATCAGATATCCAGCGCAATCGTAGATTTGGGTATGATCGACCGACTCATCATCGATCTTCGGGGGAACACAGGCGGCGGCATCGGTGCGCTCCGCGTGATGGGCCTTCTAACACCCGACAAGATTCCGGTCGGTTTCGCTCTCAACCGCCGTCGAAAATCCGCCCACATCGAATCCGAGAAGTTAGGATTCCCTCGCTTCTCTCGCATCCCTGACTCTACAAAGAAGCTCTGGCCACTTGCGCTACGTTTCGCGGGTCCGATGCTGGCAAAGAAGCCTATCGTCCTAGAAACCGAAGGACTAGGCGTGAAGCCATTCCATGGAAAGATCAATCTGCTCGTCAATCGCCATACAGCCAGCGCGGCTGAAATGGTTGTCGCCTTTGCACGAGAAAACAAGCTCGCAACCATCATTGGAGAAAGGACAGCTGGCCGCCTGCTCTCGGCTACATCTGTCAAGGTGGGGAGTGGCTTCCGTCTCGCAATGCCAACAGGTGCCTACCACACATGGAAAGGCTGCATCCTCGAAGGAACTCCTATCGAACCGGACTATCTGATTGAATTCGACTGGCAAGGGCGACGAACCGGCAATGACCGGCAACTTTGCTACTCTACTGAGAGCTTTCAAAACGCACAGAGCCGGAGAGTCAGACAAGAGCTTGGTGACGCTGGGGCATCGAGCAACTAG
- a CDS encoding CHAT domain-containing tetratricopeptide repeat protein — protein MLLAALLSIAGYQVFLRTSHSPEALLKRADDLSWLNSWIVAAPLYHQAELEFVKKGDTSRALYAHVSQVMAQSESSRTIPSQIAELRGDLNRPEASDPETRLRILTILGMLETNYDAGMARDTWSQVESISIRRQHYLLASRAIGEQGIAAFLLGDLAMAKKDVEKAWMVAKVADPAAHIRYASMYGTGLVELHKYKEALGPLNEAIDVASKTRDAAYPSIAVNARIEALSGTGQNDEALALAGDAMKKISELHLAGHLYELYQVRARVYEEKNEWNEAISDLNQSVQYAKQLSYWRGITQAGGLLAEAYLHQGNLQSALAAINEAIDANRQIPDELYQVPKNLAIKAQILARLGDIRTSNDLYEKSADLLDALLGKVPTPTIERQLLSDLSTVYSGYFASLCNQDRIAGAFRVIERARGRVEAQGLSEHAPVVPQQPTPADLRLTALNLQLLNADDPVKRSSLLEEIYTAEQQLGGQVSQSIPTPVSLSTLQKDLSSSDLFIEYVLDNPASYALAVTNATVHRYELPAKDQIERDSGQYRSEIIKRGVDPALGAKLFGELLAPIEEYKQKAHLIVVPDGKLHLLPISALKDSGQYVLASHVVSVVPSGSVLDKLQHRRIRTERRELPYVGVAAWISKPPPTTLLATIRRAVSGPERRELVALPESRNEVETIAGDLPKPSTVLLGDDATKTAFERLPLNQYAVIHLALHGYADPEFPDRSALVFAPRSSPADDGLLQVREIRTLSLNTDLVTLSACDTGVGPVGEEGVANIVNAFIEAGAQSVVSTLWEMEDHSTAQLMIAFYGNLSRRETKAEALRDAQLRSLKSGDAPYFWAGFELDGEPRATLFADSISTSSFRSGQ, from the coding sequence TTGCTTTTGGCCGCCCTGCTGAGCATTGCCGGGTATCAAGTCTTCCTGCGCACTTCTCATTCTCCAGAGGCGCTGCTGAAGCGAGCCGACGATTTGTCATGGCTCAATAGCTGGATTGTAGCGGCTCCACTCTATCATCAAGCCGAGCTTGAATTCGTCAAAAAGGGCGATACGTCACGGGCTCTCTATGCGCATGTCAGCCAGGTAATGGCGCAGAGCGAATCTTCCAGGACAATTCCAAGCCAAATTGCGGAATTACGAGGCGACCTGAACCGCCCCGAAGCGAGCGATCCGGAAACCCGTCTGCGCATTCTTACAATTCTGGGGATGCTGGAAACGAATTACGACGCCGGCATGGCCCGCGATACCTGGTCGCAGGTTGAGTCGATCTCAATTCGGCGGCAGCATTATCTTCTCGCCTCGCGCGCGATAGGTGAACAGGGAATCGCGGCGTTCTTGCTTGGCGATCTTGCGATGGCGAAGAAGGATGTTGAGAAGGCATGGATGGTGGCGAAAGTCGCAGATCCAGCAGCCCACATCCGTTATGCGAGCATGTACGGCACCGGCCTCGTTGAACTTCATAAATACAAAGAAGCGCTCGGCCCGCTGAATGAAGCGATCGACGTCGCCAGCAAAACTCGTGATGCCGCTTATCCGTCGATTGCCGTCAATGCCAGAATCGAGGCGCTCAGCGGCACCGGGCAAAATGACGAGGCACTTGCGCTCGCAGGTGACGCGATGAAGAAGATTTCGGAGCTTCACTTGGCAGGTCACCTGTATGAGCTTTATCAAGTGCGGGCACGTGTCTACGAGGAGAAGAACGAATGGAACGAAGCGATATCGGACCTCAATCAGTCAGTTCAGTATGCAAAACAACTCTCATATTGGCGTGGGATCACCCAGGCGGGCGGCTTGCTTGCGGAAGCATATCTGCACCAAGGCAATCTCCAGTCCGCTTTAGCAGCCATCAACGAAGCCATCGATGCAAACAGGCAAATCCCAGATGAGCTGTACCAGGTCCCCAAGAATCTGGCGATCAAAGCACAAATCCTTGCGCGGCTAGGCGATATCCGAACCTCCAACGACCTCTATGAAAAGAGCGCAGATTTGCTCGATGCGCTTCTCGGCAAAGTTCCAACTCCCACAATCGAGCGGCAACTCTTGAGTGACCTCAGCACCGTGTATTCCGGTTATTTTGCCTCGCTGTGCAATCAAGACAGGATTGCCGGCGCATTTCGAGTCATCGAGCGAGCCCGTGGCCGCGTCGAAGCGCAGGGCCTTTCGGAGCACGCGCCCGTTGTTCCACAGCAACCGACGCCGGCTGATCTTCGACTAACCGCGCTTAACCTCCAGTTGCTCAACGCGGATGACCCGGTTAAAAGGTCGAGTTTGCTTGAAGAGATATACACCGCTGAGCAACAGCTCGGTGGGCAAGTCAGCCAGAGCATCCCCACTCCAGTTTCTCTGAGTACGCTGCAGAAAGATTTATCGTCGTCCGATCTCTTCATCGAATATGTCTTGGATAATCCAGCGTCATACGCATTGGCGGTGACGAATGCTACGGTTCACCGCTACGAATTGCCAGCCAAAGATCAGATCGAGCGGGATTCAGGACAGTACCGTTCTGAGATCATCAAACGAGGAGTTGACCCCGCACTTGGCGCGAAGCTGTTTGGAGAACTGCTTGCCCCAATCGAGGAATACAAGCAGAAAGCCCATCTCATAGTGGTTCCGGACGGGAAGTTGCATCTGCTTCCGATCTCAGCCCTGAAGGATTCGGGCCAATATGTTCTGGCTTCGCATGTGGTCAGCGTGGTGCCATCTGGTTCGGTGCTGGATAAGCTGCAGCACCGCAGAATTCGAACGGAGCGAAGGGAACTCCCATATGTCGGAGTGGCAGCTTGGATATCCAAGCCGCCACCGACGACTCTACTTGCCACCATTCGTCGTGCGGTCTCGGGACCAGAGAGGCGAGAGCTGGTCGCACTGCCCGAAAGTCGCAATGAAGTGGAGACCATTGCAGGCGATCTTCCGAAGCCCAGCACCGTTCTCCTTGGAGATGACGCGACAAAAACGGCATTCGAACGGCTACCGCTCAATCAGTATGCGGTCATTCACCTTGCGCTACACGGCTATGCCGATCCTGAGTTCCCCGACCGCTCAGCCCTCGTCTTTGCGCCGCGTTCCTCACCCGCGGACGACGGCCTGCTCCAAGTACGGGAGATTCGTACTCTGTCACTGAACACCGACCTCGTGACATTATCGGCTTGCGATACAGGAGTTGGTCCGGTAGGCGAAGAGGGCGTGGCGAACATCGTCAACGCGTTCATTGAGGCGGGCGCTCAGAGCGTGGTTTCGACCCTGTGGGAAATGGAAGACCATTCCACTGCGCAACTCATGATCGCCTTCTATGGAAACCTCAGCCGTCGAGAGACGAAAGCAGAAGCGCTGCGAGATGCGCAACTCCGGTCCCTGAAGTCAGGAGACGCACCATACTTCTGGGCGGGTTTCGAACTGGATGGCGAACCAAGAGCAACCCTCTTTGCCGATTCGATATCAACATCCTCGTTCAGGAGTGGTCAATGA